The stretch of DNA TATTTTAGTAagataaataatgttaagtttaagtgattttggttatgtgttatatatatatatgtatgatatgcttagtatgttttgttatggtgatttgatataatttaactTAAGTAAATTATGTATGAGTAATGAATGTGTTAAGGTCATTCGgctttgtaattaaattatttgaaaatgcaTTATATGGTATGGTTTGTGAGTGAGGATGAATAGGTGTTTTGgtttgaataatttgatattagaTGGACAAGTATTGGATTTATGTTACAGGTATCTATAAGCTTATaatgtatttgtatatatattgacTATAAAGGTTTGGCTGCTAAATGGTAAATAATGAATTATGTGTATGAACATATTTGGCTTGTTaaaatatgtgatatgtgtatggcatgattatataaatatgaagTAAATAAGGTTTCCTATATGACCGAATAGGTAGTTAATTTATTGGTTAAGTGTATGTATTCTAACTATGGTAATTGGACATGTGAAATAAGTGTAATATTGGTTGTTATTTGTGTTCAAGATACTTTAAATTATTATAGTTTATGCGCATAATCTTGTGATgaattaaaatggctaagtatatgatatgtttggtaatttttaaataaaagaaattgaattaaTGGATGTCTTAATGCATGCTAGGTATgagatgattatatgtttgaatATACATTGGTTATTTTGATTTAGTTGTAATGGCAAGGTATGCAACTTTATTATGCTTGAATGGTTCGGTATATGTACTTTGAATTGATCATAAAGCATGCGAATTTGGTATAGAATGATTTGTTCTTTGTGTTCAATAATGTTTAAAGTGACTATAGTGACATGAGaatgttataataatattaaagttatgttcAGCTAAGATTGTAATGTGATATGATTAAAGCATGCTTGATAATGTTTTAGGCATTCGAAATCCTTGCATTTGAATTTCATGTGATTCGAACTTTGTATTAATGAAGCATGATttgtatatgtgaaatgatttaatatatatgaattgatTTAGAAAACTTTTATAAAGAAGATTATATTGCCTAGTTCTTGAATTCAATTGAATGTTTGTTCTGAGTTGTGTTTtattaggtaatgcctcataactctAATTTGGCGACGGATTCGGGTTAAGGGGTCttacaatttattaatttagataacacaaccaaattcttttttttggaaaaacttttaaaactcttcgagcatgtttggttgggtgtattggattagccaatacacccctaatccgtgACCCCACTGATTACCCTGTTTGGTTGGCTGTATTGCCCTAATACGGGCCTATTACGCAGCGCACCGATTCTCCATTTTCCCTTATGCAGCGCCGATTTGTAATCCCTTCCAAAAGAAAGGATTACCTAATCAGTCCTCTTTTACCCTCCAAGCCGTTGCagcatcttcttctttttttcatttttcttcccaTTTCCTTCCAACCTTCTCCCTCCTTTTCATGCTTCTATCCTGACCAACCCTTTAACAAACCCTAACAACCCTCAACAAGGCCTTCAATTACGAATCGTATGAGGTAACAGAGTAACAGAGAGTAGCAGCAATGGTTCCCAAGTACGCTTTTCCCTTCTTATATTCCTTTGATTtcaattaaatttctttatatataccaTGAATTTAATGATCTGTTCAAACAATTCGGGAGAATATAGCTATGATGTTGCGGTGATTTACGTATTGCTGGCTCATTATgaattctttgttttttttttctgaagaaAAGCTCGTTATGAATtctaaaagatgaaaaagaaaatagagttAGAGATGTGAGTATACTGTGTAGGTAACCATGATCAGCATTCTAATGGTTTTGTTATTTAATTGGTAATTTGGTTTTGTTGTTTTGATTACACTTTAACTTCCAATGTGGTTTAACGGGCATTATTGAATGATGACCATTAGGTCTACTGCAGTACTATCTTCTATAATATGGTAATAATTGCAGGTTCGTGCTACTCCTGGTCATACAATGGGTTGTGTTACCTATGTCACGAGAGATGGATCTGATCAACCTCAGCCAAGGATGGCTTTCACACGAGATGCTCTGTTGATAAGGGGATGTGGGAGGACAGATTTTCAGGTATAATTTCTTGAAAATGTTATTGCAGCTAATCGCAAAAAAATGGAACGAATTAATATTAATGTCATTAATACAAAAGAAGCAGTCTAAATTAAAATGTTAAGCATGTAAACCAATCTTGGCTTTTCTTatgcattttaaaatttttgtatgtcCCCATGTGATGTTTGGATTAGGAATGTATATTTATCCACTGATATTTGTCCCAGGAAGGGATTCTTGAACCAATAATTGATTGTTTTTGCATTTAATTTGCATGCCCTATTTGTATTTCAAACAATAGGACCGATGCGTAGATATCTAACTCTTGGTTACCTATTTGTCTAGTCTTCTACTTATTGGTGCTTACCTTGTTAATGTGGTTGCACATAAAGTGTTTGTCATTCACAAGCCTCATGGTAAACTAATCAGTAATTAAATCATCCTTGAAGTAAAAGTTTGAACTATCAGGGCTATACTTTTTGCAAAGGATTTTCAGTCGTGAGTACATAAATGCTGGTCTTATATGCTGGCAATTTCTTTCCATCTGGATGTCATTGTCTAATTTTGTTATACTTAAgtttttaagataattttctctAATGCTCCCACATTCAGTAGCCATTGACTAGCACTGATTAATGCATTTTGCAGGGTGGAAGTTCACAGCAACTCTACAAGTCAGTGCATTCACAGGTAAGGACAGGGGACTTATGGTCCCATTCTTTGAGTTCTCAAAATTTTATTGTAATTgtcaaaatttgaataaaaattatggaCTTATTTGTTTCATGGATCCAGATTTTTACATTACCGAAAGAGACATTGCTATATCTAGCTCATGACTACAAAGGATTCTCAGTAAGATATAAAACTTTATTCCTATCATTTCTTACATATATAAATGATTGCTTGATTTTATAAACCTCATTGATTATAGGTAACCACTCTGGGAGAGGAGATGCTATATAATCCAAGCTTGACAAAGGATGAGGTATTCTTTCTGGAACCATCCATCTTCCCTTTTCTTTGGAAAATGGCTTGGTACTTTTGACAATAGAAAATTAAGAGTGCCTATTTTCATTTCAGTGATAAGAAAGGGTTTCCTTTTGTCCATGAAGTCTTTTATGATCTTGAACTCATATAAGCTGCATATAACTTCtgtaattaaaattacatatgcATTGAACATTTCTTGCTGAGCATTGGTTTGATTCTCTTGGATGGGACTATTCCAATGAACATCGCCATGGTAAAACAGGAAATCATGAAAAAGCATGACATCTCAATACCTTCACGCATTTGATTGAAGATTACTCTTTATTATGATCATAGAATACTAGTTTCAATTTGTCCTATCAATATGTCTGATTATATTATTTGTTGAATACCCTTTTTGCAGGAGACTTTCAAAAACATCATGGAAAGTAAGTTGATGCTCAATATATCCAGTCTATAaagattataaaaagaaaaaaagaaaaagaaaaagcatccTTGGGTTTTTTCGGATCGCCTGTTCTAATTTCTCTTCTGTTTTTGTTGGTGCAACAGATCTTAAC from Gossypium hirsutum isolate 1008001.06 chromosome D04, Gossypium_hirsutum_v2.1, whole genome shotgun sequence encodes:
- the LOC107925973 gene encoding persulfide dioxygenase ETHE1 homolog, mitochondrial, which codes for MARVTESSSNGSQVRATPGHTMGCVTYVTRDGSDQPQPRMAFTRDALLIRGCGRTDFQGGSSQQLYKSVHSQIFTLPKETLLYLAHDYKGFSVTTLGEEMLYNPSLTKDEETFKNIMENLNLAYPKMIDVAVPANMVCGLQDLEPKAN